Genomic segment of Myxococcus stipitatus:
GCGAGGCCGTCTCCACGGAGATGAAGTACTCGTACACGTTCCTCTTGGACTGAGGGGACGCCGGGGCCCGCTCGGGGCCCCGCGCACGGCGCTCACTGCGGGCGCAGCGCGCGGCGCATGATGTCGCGCAGCGCGCGCAAATCCTCGTCCGCCAGCGCGGCGATGAGCTCCGGGGGCTCCGCCATGCGCTCCAGCAGCCGCTCGCGCAGCGTCGCGCCCGCCTCCGTCAGCACCAGCATCTTCACGCGCCGGTCCTGCTCGCTGCTGCGGCGCTCCACCAGCCCGCGCGCCTCCATCCGGTCCACCAGGCCCGTCACATTGGACGCGTCACAGGACAGATAGTTGGCCAGCGTACTCATCGCCAGCGGGCCTTCGCCCAGCTGACGCACCACGTGCGCCTGCACCGGGGACAGCTCGAACTCGGCCGCCAGGGCGGGGAAGTTGCGCATGTGCGCGCTCATCAACTCGAACAAGAGCGCCCAGGCCTGTTTGGACAGGGCTTCCTCAGGTTCCTGGGCGTCCAGCCCGGAGTGCGGTGACTTCCCCCGTCGCCCCAGATTCTCGCTGCTCGAGCTCATGCCCCCATCGTAATTCGCCCCAGGCACCTAAACAATTGACTTCATCAAATATTGAGGGTTACTACATTCCGGAGCTTCCAAAATGGACCGACATGGCCTATGTCGTGCCGGCCCCTAAAGCAGGACCGTGAGACGTGATGCGGCGGCGGATGACCTTCATAAGAGCCGGTTCGGCGCGGCGCGCTGAATTCCTGACGTTGTTCACGCGGCCCGGCATGACGCCTGGTCCCGCGCGCGAGAGACACAACCCGTAGCAAGTCGTCCATCGAGGACGGACTGGGGCTCGCGCCGGCGCGGACCCCACGAGGAGGCAGAGGCGGTTATGAGTTCACTTCTGGCGTTGACCCTGGCGGCCACCCTGGCCGCGGCACCGCCCCCCGTACTGACCCTGCAGGACGCACTCACCCAGGCCCGCAAGGAGAACCTGGACCTGAAGGCGGCCCAAGCTCGGCTGCGGCAGGCGGACACCGCGTCTCGCAAGGCGTGGTCTGGCTATCTGCCCACCATCACCGTGGGCGGCGCCATCGTCCGCAACTCCAACGCGGCCGTCATTCCGCCGGGCCCGCTCGGTCCCGAGCCCGTCGTCATCCAGCCGCTCGTCCAGCGGTCGTTCCAGGCCGAGGCCCGCCAGGCCATCATCGCCCCCCAGCTCTGGGCCGCCATCCAGGCCGCCTACAAGAGCGAGCGCGTGGCGGAGCTCACGGTGGAGCAGGCGCGCCGTGAAATCCTCTTCGGCGTGGCGCAGGCGTACTACGGCGCCGCGGCGCAGGCCCAGGCCGTGACGGTGCAGGAGCGGCTGGTGGAGCTCAACGGCGCTCGCGCCAAGGACACCAAGGTGCGCTTCGACGCGGGCACCGTGACGCGCGTGGCGCTGCTGCGCGCCGAGCAGGACCTGTCCCGCGCCGAGCAGGACCTCATCCGCGCCCGCAACGCGCTGGCGTCCGCCAAGCTGGTGCTGGCCACGCTGCTGAACGTGGACAGCGGCGACTTCGAGGTGGCCCCGCCGCCCGAGCCGCAGGTGCCGGTGCAGACGGAGACGGAGCAGCTGGTGCAGCGCTCGCTGGAGCAGCGCGCGGACGTGGCCGCCGCCCGGGAGTCGACGGAGCTGGCGCGCATCAACAAGCGCGGCGTGTGGTTCAGCTACCTGCCCACGCTCGGCGTCACCGCCACCTACCGCATCGCCAACGCGGCGGGCTTCCAGGGCAGCAACGACATCTGGCTGGTCACCTTCGGCGCCAGCTGGACGATCTGGGACGGCGGTCTGCGCGAGGCCAACCTCACGGAGGCGTCCGCGAAAATCGTCGAGGCCCAGGCCAACGCCCGCAAGGCGGAGCTGACGGCGCGCGAGGAAGTGCAGCGCTCGCAGCTGGATTTGCAGAGCGCCCTGGCCAACCGCCTCAAGGCGGAGCAGACGGTGGAGCTGGCGCGTGAGTCCCAGCGCCTCACCGACGTCTCCTTCAAGGCCGGCGTGGCGACGTACCTGGAGGTCGCCGACGCCAACACCGCGCTGACGAACGCGGAAATCGGTCTGGTGGCGGAGCGCCTCCAGGCCTCCGTCGCCGCGCTGCGCCTGCTGCGCTCGGTGGGCGCGTTCGAGGCGCGTCCGCTGGGTTCGGACCTGAAGGAAGAGGACGTGGCGGCACCGGTGGCGCAGCCGCTCCCCGGCGCCACGGAGCAGCACCCGCTGCAGCCCGCGACGCAGGAGCAGCCGGCCCCATCGGAGCAGCCGCAGCCCGCGCCCCAGCAGTAGTGAGGTGACACCTGCCCGGCGCTCCCACTTCGAGCGCCGGGCCAGGCGCCTCCCAGGCTGGTGGCCCCTGGCGCTTGTGAGGGCCCTTCACCGGTCCCACCCTCGGAAGGAAGGCAGCAGTACCCCCTTTTTTCCGAGGAGGTCACCATGGCGGCAGGACAGTGGGGCAACTGCAAGGGTTGCCGCTACTTCAGCAGCAACAATCCCAACCCCAGCGACAACGAGACGCAGCGCTGCATGCAGGCGGACTTGAAGGCGTTCGACCTGAAGGTCTCTGGCGCGAGCGGTTGCAATGCGTTCGAGGCCCGCGCGGGCACCGGACAAAAGCCCTACCAGGAGCCCGCTCAGCCGGCGCACTGACGCCGACCACGCGGACACCCGTCGGGACTTCGTGGAGCAGCGGGCTCCACGAAGCAAGACGGCCTTCCCTCAAGAAGCCACGACGTCACGCGCCCCCAGGCGGCCCACGCCGGGGATGAAGCGGCCCACCCGGCCCGCGTAGTCGCAATACGCCTCCCCATGCAGCGCGAGCAGGTGCTCCTCCTCCAGCCGGACCTGGAGCGAGACGAGCAGCACGTAGTCGGCCCACGCCATCCACGTCCACGCGCCAGGCGTCACGACGGCGATGCCCGTCACCACCCACAACATGCCCGCGAAGATGGGATTGCGGACGACGGAGAACAGCCCGTCCGTCACCAGCGCGGTGTGCTCCCGGTCGATGCCGATGCGCCACGACGCGCCCATCTGCACCTGCGCCACCAGCACCACGCCGAGCCCCGCCGCCACCGCGCCCCACCCCATCCACCGCACCGGCTCCGGCACCGGCCACACGCCCAACGCGGCCGAGCCCAGCGCCGCGTACAGCACGCTCCACACCGTCACGCCCAGGATGAACACGCCCATGCACACGCCGATGACGCGCTGGAACGCGTTGGCACGGCGGTGGAAGACGAAGG
This window contains:
- a CDS encoding MarR family winged helix-turn-helix transcriptional regulator, which produces MSSSSENLGRRGKSPHSGLDAQEPEEALSKQAWALLFELMSAHMRNFPALAAEFELSPVQAHVVRQLGEGPLAMSTLANYLSCDASNVTGLVDRMEARGLVERRSSEQDRRVKMLVLTEAGATLRERLLERMAEPPELIAALADEDLRALRDIMRRALRPQ
- a CDS encoding TolC family protein, translating into MSSLLALTLAATLAAAPPPVLTLQDALTQARKENLDLKAAQARLRQADTASRKAWSGYLPTITVGGAIVRNSNAAVIPPGPLGPEPVVIQPLVQRSFQAEARQAIIAPQLWAAIQAAYKSERVAELTVEQARREILFGVAQAYYGAAAQAQAVTVQERLVELNGARAKDTKVRFDAGTVTRVALLRAEQDLSRAEQDLIRARNALASAKLVLATLLNVDSGDFEVAPPPEPQVPVQTETEQLVQRSLEQRADVAAARESTELARINKRGVWFSYLPTLGVTATYRIANAAGFQGSNDIWLVTFGASWTIWDGGLREANLTEASAKIVEAQANARKAELTAREEVQRSQLDLQSALANRLKAEQTVELARESQRLTDVSFKAGVATYLEVADANTALTNAEIGLVAERLQASVAALRLLRSVGAFEARPLGSDLKEEDVAAPVAQPLPGATEQHPLQPATQEQPAPSEQPQPAPQQ
- a CDS encoding isoprenylcysteine carboxylmethyltransferase family protein, which encodes MDAETFHRIALPVSAVVFLLFALVLPTVRLRRRTGREAFVFHRRANAFQRVIGVCMGVFILGVTVWSVLYAALGSAALGVWPVPEPVRWMGWGAVAAGLGVVLVAQVQMGASWRIGIDREHTALVTDGLFSVVRNPIFAGMLWVVTGIAVVTPGAWTWMAWADYVLLVSLQVRLEEEHLLALHGEAYCDYAGRVGRFIPGVGRLGARDVVAS